The Sulfurimonas aquatica genomic sequence ATTCAGAAAATTTGTAGTTAAAGTAAGCAAAGGCGATAGCTATCATAGCTGCACCAAAAAAAGAGGCTAAAAGAGTGGAAAGAGAAAAGAGACTCTTGCCGCCTTTTCTTGCCACTTTAAAAAATTACGCTAAAAGAGAGTTGATCTTGTCAGCAAGAGCTTGTTTTGATTGTGCTCCAACAACTTGGTCTACCATTTCTCCATCTTTGAAGAACATAATAGTAGGGATTGAACGGATACCAAACTTAACAGCAATATCTTGCTCTTCATCAGTATTTACTTTACAAATTTTAGCTGTACCATCAAAATCTTCTGCTAATTCTTCAATTACAGGAGCGATCATACGACATGGTCCACACCATGGAGCCCAGAAGTCTACTAAAGAAACACCTTCGCTTAAAGTTGATTCGAAATCTGAACTAGTTAATTCTATATATTTACCCATAAGTAAATCCTTTTTATTGTTTGTATTTGAAGTATTATACAGGGGATTTGATTAATTATATCTTTAGTTATCTCTCTTGAGTAATAATTATGAAAATAATAAGAAGTGCCTATAACAGTAAATATGTTTAAAATCTTAAAAACTTTTTTTGGCGTTTGTTAAAGTAAGCGCACTCAGTATATCCAACTGCTTTTGCCATTTTTACCACTTCTTGGTTAAAGAGACTAACCTGCTCAGGTTTGTGCGCATCAGAACTAAATGTTATGGGAATATCTAAATTATAGGCATCTTTTAAAAGAGATAGAGAAGGATAAGACTCTTTGACATCTTTTCTAAAACCTGCAACATTTATCTCTAAGACCATATCTGCTTTTTTAATGGCTAAAAGAGCATTCTTAGCCATTTGTGAAATATCACCCTTAGGCATAAATTTAAAAACTTTAATAAGGTCTAAATGGCCTACTATGTCAAAAAGTTTTGAGTTTGCCATCTCTTCTATGGTGTCAAAATATTTTTGCCATATTTCATCTATATCCTGTTCATGCCATTTTCCTATAAATTCAGGATTGTCAAATCCCCATCCCTCAATAAAATGTACGGAACCAATGAGATAGTCTACATCTGCATTGAGTACCCTTTGATCCATATGACCCTTGAGGTAATCTACCTCGTAGCCTAAAAGTATCTCTATTTTATCTTGGTACTTTGCCTTGGTAGAGAGAACGTCTTGCTCATACTTTTTCATCTGCTCAAAACTCATGCGGTACTTTGGATCAAAATCCATAGGAGCATGGTCGGAGAAGCCAAAGACAGCTGTTTTAGCCTTAATAGCCGCTTCTACATACTCATCTATTGTGCCCTGGGCATGATTACAAAGTGGAGTGTGGTTGTGAAGATCAACAATCATTTTTCTCTCTCATTTATATATTTTATGTTATTATAGTGATAATTAATAAATTGACCAATTTTACATGGAGAATTTGTATGACTCAAGAAGAATTAGATGCTTTAATGGGTGGCGATGTAGATGAACTTGATACACTTGAAGATGAAGTAGTAGAAGAGTTTGAGCCAGAAGTCAATGAGATAGAGGAGCCTATCAAAAAGGATAAGCCAGAAGCACCATATGGCTACTCTGAAAAGAATGCACACCATTGGCCAGAACCAGCAACTAATGAAAATAAAATGGTTCACCAACTTGATGATGTCACAAAAGAGAGTGAAGAAAAAGCAAGTGAAATTTTTGATATTATTGAAGTCATAAGCAGTGATTTAATGGATAAAGAGGAAAATATTACAAATGTAATAGAAGTATTAAATAGTAATTTAGAACTCTTTAAGACTTTAAGTGAAAAATTTCCTGATGTAGAAGCCTTTAAAATACAATTAGAAAAAAATAATGAAGCACTTAATGATGCGAATTTGACGTTAGAGATGATACAAACAAGCGGAGATTCAATTATGAATGTAATGGATATTATGCAGTATCAAGATATTCATCGTCAAAAAATTGAACGTGTTATAAATGTTATGAGAGCTCTTTCAAAGTATATGAATACTCTCTTTGAGGGCCGTATAGATGATGATAAACGTGTAGCTTCAGCACAACATATCGCTGGTGATACACATAATGATGTGGCTTCTAACGATGACATAGAAGCACTTTTAGCACAGTTTGGACAGTAGTTTAAATTCTTAATCAAGCTACCAACTCTTCTTTGGTAGAATTCCTCAAAATTTATTAGCTATGAGTTTGAAAACTTATAGCACTACAAGAGAAAACATGAAAAAAGTAGAATTACTCTCCCCTGCAGGGTCATTAGAAAAACTAAAAATTGCATTTGACTTTGGTGCCGATGCAGTCTATGGCGGTGTTTCACACTTTTCTCTTCGTATACGCTCTGGAAAAGAGTTTAGTATGGAAGATTTTAAAGAGGGAATAGAATACGCACATGAGCGAGGTAAAAAAGTTTATGTAACTATAAACGGATTTCCTTTTAACTCACAACTCTCCCTCTTGAAAAAGCATATAATAGCAATGGCGGAGTTAAATCCAGATGCATTTATCGTTGCTACTCCAGGTGTTTTAAAATTATGTCATGAGTTAGCTCCTGGTATGCCACTGCACCTCTCTACTCAAGCAAATGTTATGAATGTTCTTGATGCTCAAATATATCATGAGATGGGTGCAACTCGTATTATTACCGCTCGTGAAATTTCTCTTAAAGATTTAAAAGCGATTAAAGCAGAGTTACCAGATTTAGAGCTAGAAGTTTTTGTACATGGATCAATGTGTTTTGCATATAGCGGGCGTTGCCTTATCTCTACACTTCAAAGTGGCCGTGTTCCAAATCGTGGAAGCTGTGCAAATGATTGTCGTTTTGAGTATGAGATGTATGCAGCTAATCCTGATACGGGAACTCTTTTTAGACTTGAAGAGGAAGAGGGTGTTGGTACTTACATTATGAATGCTAAAGATTTAAACTTGGCTTCACATATGCAAGAGATTTTGGATAGTGGTGTTGTAGACTCTGTAAAGATAGAAGGCAGAACAAAAACAGCTTACTATGCTGCTACAACCGCTAAAGCATATAGAATGGCTATTGATGATTATTATGATGGAAAAATCGATAGTGATAGATACCAATATGAGCTGCAATCCTTACAAAATCGTGGCTATACAGACGCTTATTTAGTCTCTCGTCCATTTGAGAGAAATGACACTCAGAGTCTAGATTTTTCTATGCAACTTGGTACTCACCAGGTGAGTGGAATTGTAAACGCAGAGGGTACACACTTTTTATGTAAATATAAGACACTTCCTAATGATGAGATGGAAGTTGTATTTCCACTAGGAAGTGAAGTTGAGATAGTGGATAATGAAACTGGCTCTACTTACGAGAGAGATGGAAAGTTTTTCATGCAACTAAAACATATTAAAGCAAAAAATGGAAAAATCCTTCCAGAGATACATAGTGGTAACACAAATGAGATAGAACTTCCCACCTCATTTCCTGCATATACATTCTTTAGAGTCCCTGCAAATTCTAATATGGGGACAAACCCAAAACACTAATAATTCTTTTAAATATTTTAGTTATAATATTCCTAATTAATCATGATTAGGAGTTTTGTATGTCTGGAAAATACCGTTTAGTTACTAGAAGTGATATGGATGGTTTAGTTTGTGCTGTGATTTTAAAACAGTTAAACCTGATAGATGAAATAAAATTTGTACATCCCAAAGATATGCAAGATGGAACTATTACAATCACTGAAAATGATATTATTACAAATCTTCCCTATGTTGCTCAAGCTTATTTAGTATTTGATCATCATGAGAGTGAAACTATAAGAAATAAGGGCGCCGATAACCACATAATTATTGCGGATGCTCCCTCAGCTGCTCGTGTTGTATATGATTATTATGTTAAAGATAATGACCTCTCAATGATTCGTGAAGATATGATGGTAGCTGTTGATAAAGCAGATGCGGCACAATTTTCTAAAGAAGATATACTTAACCCTAAAGGATGGGATCTACTAAGCTTCTTAATGGATTCTAGAACAGGTCTGGGTAGATTTAGGGAGTTCAGAATATCTAATTATGCACTTATGATGGATCTTATTGATTATTGTCACGACCATGGTATTGATGACATTATGAAACTTCCTGATGTAGCTGAGAGAGTAGAACTCTTTAACAAGTATGCAGAAGACTTTAAAGAGCAACTTCGTAGATGCTCAACTATACATAAAAACTTAGTAGTACTTGATTTAAGAAATGAAGAGACTATTTATCCTGGAAACCGTTTTATGATTTATGCGATGTTCCCACAGACAAATATTTCCATTCATGTAATTATGGGATTTAAAAATCAAAACACTGTTTTTGCAACAGGCAAATCTATCATTGACAGGAGCTCAAAAACAAATGTTGGTGAGTTAATGCTTAGCTATGGTGGTGGTGGACACGGTGCTGCTGGGACATGTCAAATAGATAATGATAAAGCAGAGAGCGTCTTAAAAGAGTTAATTAGTACAATCAATGCCGATGGCTAATTTAAATTATAATTATTAAGGAATCTAGATGAAGTTTGTATCGATTGTTATTGGAAGTAAAAGCGACTATGAGGTAATGAAATCTTGCTCAGATACATTTGAGGCATTTGGGGTTAATTATGAGATGATTATTTCATCTGCTCATCGCTCACCTGAGAGAACAAAAGAGTATGTACTTGATGCGGAGAAAAAAGGCGCTCAAGTTTTCATTGCAGCTGCTGGTATGGCAGCGCATTTAGCGGGCGTTCTTACTTCTAAAACAATCAAGCCAATCATTGGTGTTCCTATGTCAGCTTCAGCACTTTCAGGGATAGATGCACTTCTCTCAACCGTACAGATGCCAGCTGGAATGCCAGTTGCTACAGTAGCTATAGGTAAAGCAGGTGCAATTAACTCAGCATTCTTAGCTATGCAAATATTAGCACTGAATAATGAAGAGTTATCTGTAAAACTAAAAGAAGATAGAATCTCAAAAGCAAAAAAAGTTGAGATGGACTCTTTAGAAATTGAGACTTTAATACAATAGGGATTTATATGAGCTGGATGAGTGATGAAGAGTATATTGAGCTAACAGGGTTAAGTTTATCTGCTATAGAAGACTTAGTGGATCATGGTAAATTGACTATAAAAGTCGAAGATGGCGTTAGATACATTGACCCATCAAAAGGTACAAGAGAGTCTGTCGTTCCAGCTAAACTACAAGAGCTCTCAGAACGCAATACTCATGAGATGATTGTGCAACCTGAGTTTGTTGAAAAAACAATAGGCACCATAATAAATCTTCATGAAAAAGTACTTGACGCTAAAGATGAGACTATCGAGGCCGTCAAAGTAGAAAACAAGTTTCTTCGCGAGGCATTAGAATCCCTTCAAGAACTTTATGATGAAGATAGAAAGACTATTCACACTCTTCAAGAACAACTCAAACTCTCTCAACAAGAAGTAGAGTTTATGCGACGTAAGTATAAGCTTATGTGGAACAAAGCTATCGCTGACCATACTGACTAATTTATGAATATTGATGAAGCGTGCGTCGCATGTATAATAAATCAGAGCATGAAAGTATCAAACGCCATAAACGCAGACGATGAACTCCAAAAAAAACTCACTAATTCAGTTGAGAAGATGAGTGAAGATTTCTCATTTAGTAAATCCCCTCCAGAGATTGCCGCAGACGTATATGAAAAAATGGCGTACTTAGCCAACAAAGCAGACTTATATAAAGAGGTAAAAGAGACGTCGACTAAAAAAGCGCTCTCTTGCGTGCCTGCACTAAAGACTAGACTCAAAAAATCTGATAACAAACTACTTACAGCTACAAAGATAGCAGTTGCAGGAAATGTGATAGATTTAGCCGCAGCAGTAGAGTTTGACTTGGATGAAGAGTTACAAAAAGTTTTTCATACCGATTTTGCGCATAATGATTTTTCTCTTATGCAAAAGAAGATAGAAGAAGCAGAGACTATTTTAATCATTGGCGATAATGTTGGTGAACATATATTTGACCATCTGTTTATAGAGATGCTCAAAGAGCTCTATCCAAGGAAGTCGTACACTTATATGGTAAGAGGTAATCCCATCATTAATGATGTAACGATACTTGAGGCAAAAGAGGCTGGTTTTGATAAACTCTGCACACTTGTAGATAGTGGTGTTAATACCCCTGGTTTTGCTTACACTCATGCAAATGAAGAGTCACAAAAGATCTTTGATGAGGTAGATTTAGTTATCTCTAAGGGAATGGGAAATTATGAGTGCCTAACGCCACCTGTAAGAGAAGGTATATGCTTCTTACTTAAAGTGAAATGTGGAGTTGTTGCAGCTGCTTTAGATAAAGAAGTAGCTGACATTATCTGTAAGGTAGTTTAAGCCTTTTATATTCTCTACTAGTTAGATAGTCTCAATATCTACAAGCTCAACGCGAGAACACTCTTTTTTAAGTAGTTTTCTATTGTTAGCATCCTCTTCGGCTAAGGTCAAAAGATCCGCAAAATCATCTTTTTGAACTTCAAGAGTATAAAGCTCCTTAGTCGTTTCTATGTAAAGTGATGCACTCTCTTTTGAGCCTAGAGATATATTTCTATGTCCTTTTGCAAACTCAGATTTAATGACTTTTAGCACTTTTTCATTTGAGAGTAGTTGTTCTAAAGAGATTTTTTGATTCATATCTCCACTGCATAAAATTTTGTAAGTTATCAGCATATTGCCATCCATAATAGATCTCCTATTTGATGGGACTATTTTACACTAAAAACTCCTTATATAGACTCTTTATGGCATTTTGCAATATTTATCGAGAAAGTTTGAGTTAGTGTTTAAATTTTGAACGATGAAGCTTTTGCTTTTCACCCCATAGTTTATATAACTCTTGATGATTTAGTTTATTGACTCTGCCTATCGCTCTAGCTCTTTTAGAGTTGTTTTTTTCATACTTAACACCTGAAGCTTTAAGCTCATTTTTTTCTATCTTAGCATATTCAAAGTTTTTACTTTTTTGGTTGTACTTGAGTATCTCGCCATCTTGCGTTATAAGCCAATTTAGGTGCTGATTTCCTTGAGCTTTAGCCATAAACGTAGTTCCATCGGCGTTTTTAAGTTCTCTCTCCTTTGTAAAGGCTGGAGCTGAGAAAAGTGAAGTTGTAATGATTAGAGATAAGAGTATAGTTTTCATAAAAATCCTTAGTTTATATTAAGAGACATTATCGAGCCCCTTGATGATACATTTGAAAATAGACCTCCAAATGAGCTCACATTTCCCTGATAAAAAAGTGCGTCTTCATCTCCACCATTACGCCGAAAATCAATAAGACCAGGTTGCGCCTCCACTAAATCAACACCTTTATTTGTTGTACTTGCATTTACGCTGTTGTCGTCAAAATGCGTTTGGGTAAGTTTTGTTTCATCTATCTTCCACAGAGCCATACCACCATTAAAGATACCATCTAAGGAGTAAAGGCCTTTGTCATAGCCACTATTATTGCGATTTTCTAAAAGATAGTAACTTGTTGTTGTGAGTGGAATTTTTATAAGATCATAGTCAACTGAAGAAGTTTGAGTCAATGTTGTGCTTCCTTTAACAGACTTAGGAGTAACCCAATTATTATAGTATTTACTCCAAGCACAAAAGTGTGTAGGTGTATTACCAGGCTTATCTAAACTATTTTGCATACCCCAAGTTCCAGCACCCATAAGACCAAAATTTCCTATTCCTCCAGTAGCACCGTTGTTTGACATATTATAAAGATCAGGAAGATTAAACGCAGAGTGTCCAAGTTCATGTGCAATTATTCCTATAGTTGCATCATGAGGGTTTAAAATATCGTGTTTTTCACCAAATAAGGCGAAATTACCTTTTTCTTCGCATCCCATAAGAGAGACACTATCCAAAGTAGGAATTATATTCGAATTTTCTATGCAGGATTCATGTGCCCAAATACTATTAATATCACTTCCTATTGTCTCATATGCATCTTCAAATCCTGCAATTATGAATATCAAGTTTAATTCATCTCTTGTTATATGGCCATTAGCATCTTTATCATAATTTGAAAAATCTATATTTGAGTCAAGCTTCTTTAAGGCATCTGATAAACCACTATATACAGTGTCCGCAAAATAATCTGAGTTATCAGTTATTAGGTTTGGGTGATTTATATTTAATTTGACAGATGCCACACCATTATTTATTATACCGCTACTCTCAACTACTTTTGAGAATTCAAAATTATTATTACTTACTTCAAGATAGTAGTGGTTTAGTTGATGCGGACTTTTACCAAAAAGCTTATCACTCCAGACTTGTTCTGAGGAACTAATTGATTGATTATTGTAACTAACAAGAACTGCCAACATCGGTATGGATGATTTGGCAACAGCATTACTAGGTGCTCCCAATGTGGTATCTGTTGTTTGTTCTTGAGTTGTAGTGACATTTGTATCAACATTTTCTGATGAGCTTACTCCTCCACATCCAATAAAAAAGAGAAGAGATAGTAAAAGTAGTATTGTTTTTATCATAAAATAGCCATTCATTTTCCCTAATTATACAGTGAGCTTTATTAATAAACAAGCCCTACCAAGATATAATTACAAAATTTTAAACTGTCTAGGAAATACAATGATAACTTTTAGCGAGATGTTACTAAAACTACAAGAATTTTGGATGAATGAGGGGTGTAACATTGTACAGCCTTATGATATTCCAGCGGGAGCGGGGACTT encodes the following:
- the trxA gene encoding thioredoxin gives rise to the protein MGKYIELTSSDFESTLSEGVSLVDFWAPWCGPCRMIAPVIEELAEDFDGTAKICKVNTDEEQDIAVKFGIRSIPTIMFFKDGEMVDQVVGAQSKQALADKINSLLA
- a CDS encoding histidinol-phosphatase, producing the protein MIVDLHNHTPLCNHAQGTIDEYVEAAIKAKTAVFGFSDHAPMDFDPKYRMSFEQMKKYEQDVLSTKAKYQDKIEILLGYEVDYLKGHMDQRVLNADVDYLIGSVHFIEGWGFDNPEFIGKWHEQDIDEIWQKYFDTIEEMANSKLFDIVGHLDLIKVFKFMPKGDISQMAKNALLAIKKADMVLEINVAGFRKDVKESYPSLSLLKDAYNLDIPITFSSDAHKPEQVSLFNQEVVKMAKAVGYTECAYFNKRQKKFLRF
- a CDS encoding chemotaxis protein, with product MTQEELDALMGGDVDELDTLEDEVVEEFEPEVNEIEEPIKKDKPEAPYGYSEKNAHHWPEPATNENKMVHQLDDVTKESEEKASEIFDIIEVISSDLMDKEENITNVIEVLNSNLELFKTLSEKFPDVEAFKIQLEKNNEALNDANLTLEMIQTSGDSIMNVMDIMQYQDIHRQKIERVINVMRALSKYMNTLFEGRIDDDKRVASAQHIAGDTHNDVASNDDIEALLAQFGQ
- a CDS encoding peptidase U32 family protein produces the protein MKKVELLSPAGSLEKLKIAFDFGADAVYGGVSHFSLRIRSGKEFSMEDFKEGIEYAHERGKKVYVTINGFPFNSQLSLLKKHIIAMAELNPDAFIVATPGVLKLCHELAPGMPLHLSTQANVMNVLDAQIYHEMGATRIITAREISLKDLKAIKAELPDLELEVFVHGSMCFAYSGRCLISTLQSGRVPNRGSCANDCRFEYEMYAANPDTGTLFRLEEEEGVGTYIMNAKDLNLASHMQEILDSGVVDSVKIEGRTKTAYYAATTAKAYRMAIDDYYDGKIDSDRYQYELQSLQNRGYTDAYLVSRPFERNDTQSLDFSMQLGTHQVSGIVNAEGTHFLCKYKTLPNDEMEVVFPLGSEVEIVDNETGSTYERDGKFFMQLKHIKAKNGKILPEIHSGNTNEIELPTSFPAYTFFRVPANSNMGTNPKH
- a CDS encoding exopolyphosphatase, with product MSGKYRLVTRSDMDGLVCAVILKQLNLIDEIKFVHPKDMQDGTITITENDIITNLPYVAQAYLVFDHHESETIRNKGADNHIIIADAPSAARVVYDYYVKDNDLSMIREDMMVAVDKADAAQFSKEDILNPKGWDLLSFLMDSRTGLGRFREFRISNYALMMDLIDYCHDHGIDDIMKLPDVAERVELFNKYAEDFKEQLRRCSTIHKNLVVLDLRNEETIYPGNRFMIYAMFPQTNISIHVIMGFKNQNTVFATGKSIIDRSSKTNVGELMLSYGGGGHGAAGTCQIDNDKAESVLKELISTINADG
- the purE gene encoding 5-(carboxyamino)imidazole ribonucleotide mutase; translated protein: MKFVSIVIGSKSDYEVMKSCSDTFEAFGVNYEMIISSAHRSPERTKEYVLDAEKKGAQVFIAAAGMAAHLAGVLTSKTIKPIIGVPMSASALSGIDALLSTVQMPAGMPVATVAIGKAGAINSAFLAMQILALNNEELSVKLKEDRISKAKKVEMDSLEIETLIQ
- a CDS encoding DUF3972 domain-containing protein, encoding MSWMSDEEYIELTGLSLSAIEDLVDHGKLTIKVEDGVRYIDPSKGTRESVVPAKLQELSERNTHEMIVQPEFVEKTIGTIINLHEKVLDAKDETIEAVKVENKFLREALESLQELYDEDRKTIHTLQEQLKLSQQEVEFMRRKYKLMWNKAIADHTD
- a CDS encoding damage-control phosphatase ARMT1 family protein, with amino-acid sequence MNIDEACVACIINQSMKVSNAINADDELQKKLTNSVEKMSEDFSFSKSPPEIAADVYEKMAYLANKADLYKEVKETSTKKALSCVPALKTRLKKSDNKLLTATKIAVAGNVIDLAAAVEFDLDEELQKVFHTDFAHNDFSLMQKKIEEAETILIIGDNVGEHIFDHLFIEMLKELYPRKSYTYMVRGNPIINDVTILEAKEAGFDKLCTLVDSGVNTPGFAYTHANEESQKIFDEVDLVISKGMGNYECLTPPVREGICFLLKVKCGVVAAALDKEVADIICKVV
- a CDS encoding M6 family metalloprotease domain-containing protein, with the translated sequence MIKTILLLLSLLFFIGCGGVSSSENVDTNVTTTQEQTTDTTLGAPSNAVAKSSIPMLAVLVSYNNQSISSSEQVWSDKLFGKSPHQLNHYYLEVSNNNFEFSKVVESSGIINNGVASVKLNINHPNLITDNSDYFADTVYSGLSDALKKLDSNIDFSNYDKDANGHITRDELNLIFIIAGFEDAYETIGSDINSIWAHESCIENSNIIPTLDSVSLMGCEEKGNFALFGEKHDILNPHDATIGIIAHELGHSAFNLPDLYNMSNNGATGGIGNFGLMGAGTWGMQNSLDKPGNTPTHFCAWSKYYNNWVTPKSVKGSTTLTQTSSVDYDLIKIPLTTTSYYLLENRNNSGYDKGLYSLDGIFNGGMALWKIDETKLTQTHFDDNSVNASTTNKGVDLVEAQPGLIDFRRNGGDEDALFYQGNVSSFGGLFSNVSSRGSIMSLNIN